The following is a genomic window from Sphingobacterium spiritivorum.
TATCACTGCAGGAGAACCTGCATTAACAATAACAGCCTCTTTTGCACTAAAAGCCTGAATATCTCTGAAATCGTATGATTCGAATCCGGCCGGATTGACCCAATTCCAGGATTTTCCGCCATCCAAAGATTTTCCTACAGTTCCGTTGCTGCCACTTATCCAAAGAATCTGGTCTGAAACTACAGCTAATCCCCTAAAACTGCTCTTTATATCCTGAATTAAAGGAGTAATATTGTATTGCTCGTTTTGAGCAAATAAAAGGGCTGGGAATATAAATAATAAAAAGAGAAGCTTTTTCATACTAAACCGGGTTAACGCAGTTCCTGCATCAAACTGTCAAATTCAGCCCGAAGTTGCTGCAGTTGTTCTTCTAATACAAGAACTCTGTTCTCTAGTTCCTTTACCTGACTCTGTTGTGCTCCATTGTTTACAGGCTCATCATAATCTTCCTCATTTACTTCGCCTAAGAGATGCACATAACGCACTTCTTTCTGTCCCGGACGTTTAGGTAATTGCTTTACATATTCTATTTCACCTTCACTGAGCTTATTCAGATGTTCCTGTACATCCTCCAGTCCTTCAAATTCATACAAGCGGCCAGAATTACTATTGATTTCGCCGGCAGTGAGCGGCCCTCTCAAAATCAATAGACACAGTACAGCCAGATCGGAAGGAATCAGAGGAAACTGAATCGCCAGATTGTGTTTATATTTTGTCACTCTGCTGCCACCACCTACAACTGTGGACATCAAGCCTCTCTTTTTCAACGCATCTAATGCTGCGATAATAGTAGGTTCATCATAATTAACCACCGGTTTTCGGGAAGTTTTTTGGTTACATGCAGTCTGTAAACCATTGAGTGTCATTGGGTAATATTCAGGTGTGGTTTTAGATTTTTCCAGTAAAGAACCTAAGACCCTTAATTCTTCTGCAGATAATTGAGGTAAAGATTTATTTTCCATGAAGTTAAGTTAAAAACTGACGCAGGTCAGTCTGTAAATATGTTAAATTTTATTAGTAAATCCAATATTTCGATAGGATTTCGGGGCAGTCGTGCCACAACATTTTTGTATCTTCGTCATCAAATAGAAAACTTTGTTTTGCTCAAAATAGCTTTTCATAACGCCTATATTCATCCGCTGAGGGAAGGCCACAGGTTTCCCATGTTGAAGTATGAGTTGATTCCCATGCAGTTGATACATGAAGGACTCGTATCTAAGGACAGTTTTTTTGAACCTGAATTGATTTCAGAAGAAATTGCCTGTCTGGCGCATGACGAATCTTATGTAAGGGATCTGTTCGAACTCACACTGGATGCGCGTATGATCAGGAGAATCGGATTTCCATTAACAGATAGTCTGATCCGGCGTGAACGTCTTATTGTGGATGGCACGATCAGAACTGCACTTTTTGCTATGCAATACGGGATTGCCTTTAATGTAGCCGGAGGTACACATCATGCAGGACATGCATATGGAGAAGGTTTTTGTTTGTTGAATGATCAGGCTATAGCTGCCGCATATTTACTCGCTGAGCAAAAGGTACATAAAATATTAATCATTGACCTTGATGTACATCAGGGAAACGGAACAGCCAATATATTTAAAGGTAGTAAAGAGGTATTTACCTTTTCTATGCACGGGGCAAAGAATTTTCCATTTATAAAAGAACAATCTCATCTTGATATTAATCTGGAAGACGGGATTACAGATAAGAATTATTTGTCTCAGTTGACAACAGTATTACCGGATCTGTTTGAGAAAGTCGCCCCTGATTTTGTATTTTATCAGGCAGGAGTCGATGTTTTGGCAACAGATAAGCTGGGTAAACTGAAGCTTTCACCTGAAGCGTGTAAAGAGCGGGATTATATCGTCCTTTCCTTATGCAGACAACTTGATATACCGGTTCAGGTCAGCATGGGAGGAGGATATTCCGAACATATCCGGGATATAGTCAATGCACATATACAGACATACCGGACAGCAATAGAGTTGTACAATTTTTAAAAAATAGAATCGCAATATATGTTTTTTCATCAAGATGCCACTTTCGAAAAATTATCCATTCACCGCGTAGGAAATAAAGCGCAGGATGAGTTTTATATCCTTTCTGATGAACCTGTTAACCTGGGTGAAGATGAAGTAATGCCTCAGCTGCTTATGCAGTATTTTTTGTCTCCGTTTGCCAAGCTGAATGAAGTACATCGTTTTTTTCATCCTAATGAAGAACTCGGACTCAATGAGGTATATCATTTTACAAAACAGTTTTTTGAGGATAAACTACCTTTTCATGAGCTTTCTCAGCAAGTCAGCAAGCATTTGTATGAGGTATCAGGCCATCCGAAGATCAAAGCGGGCGAAGTGTATGTCGTTCACCTGAAGAACGTACAGATGGAAGGAGAAGATCATCAGGCAATAGGTATCTTCAAATCCGAAAATAAAGAAACATACCTTAAAGTATATCCGGAGAAGGGAGCATTTAAGCTGGATTATGAAGCAGAAGCCATCAATATCAACAAGCTGGACAAAGGCGTACTCATTATCGATGTGGAGGAAGACGAGGGTTACAAGGTACTGGTCGTGGATCAGACAAACAAACAGCAGGAAGCTGTGTACTGGAAGGATGAATTTCTGAAACTTCGTATCCGTAATGATAACTTTAACCAGACAGGTAACTACCTGAAAGTGTATAAAAACTTTGTCAACGAAAAACTGGAAGATGTTTTTGAAATGGAGAAGGCAGATAAAATTGATCTGCTAAACCGTTCGATGAATTATTTTAAAGAAAAGGAAGAGTTTGTACAGGAAGAATTTGAAGAACAGGTATTAGGAAATCCTCAGGCGATATCACTGTTTAAAGAATATCGGGGTGAGTTTGAAGATGAATTTGAAACTCCTTTTCAGAGTAATTTTGATATTGCGGACAAGGCTGTTAAGAAAATGGAGGCTTCCTACAAAAGTGTATTGAAGCTCGATAAGAATTTCCATATTTACGTTCATGGAAAGAGAGAATACCTGGAAAAGGGTTTTGACGAAGAGAAAGGGATGAACTATTATAAAGTTTATTTCGAAAACGAAAGCTAATCATGAAAAACCAGCTGAAAAGATCAGGCATTGTATCGTTGATACTGATTGTTCTGCTTATAGTGTTTACACTATGGCAGGGCAATACACATGCCGTGGAAATGATCTTTTCCAGAGGCTGGTATCCTGTATTTTCCTATATTCCGGGCACTTTTTTCGGATATTTACCTTTTAGTGTCGGAGATATTTTTTATTGTACTGCGATCGGATTTCTGGTATTCCTGACCGGACAGACAGTCTGTTTATTATTCAAAAAGAAGTTTTATCCCGCATTGTTACGTTTTTCAAAGCTCATTAATCTGGGGTTGCTTTTATACCTCTTTTTTTATGTCAGCTGGGGAATGAATTACTACAGGCAGTCTGTAGCGCTCAATGCAGATATACGGGTTGATAGTCTGAAACTGGCGGATTACCTGGAAGTACTGGATCGCTTTATCGATACAACCAATACTATCCGGGGACAGATCAATCCGGAGGTATGGAAAGGAAAAGGACGGCAAATTGAACAGGATATGGTGGCAACAGTAGAAAATGATACAACCTTCAGGTCATTCTTGTCTGTATCCAATGTACGTGCGAAATCTCCGTTAAACAGTCGCTTGGTGTCGTATGTAGGGGTATCCGGATACTTTAATCCTTTTACACATGAAGCACATGTCAACACAGCAATGCCCGAGGTTGCCAAGCCGTTTACTTATGTGCACGAACTGGCTCATCAGCAGGGGATAGGCTTCGAAGATGAGGCTAATTTTATTGCTTTTGTACGCCTGCAGCATCACCCAAATGAATTTTACAGATATTCAGCCTATTTACAATGTGTGACATATATGTTGAGTGAGCTTCGTGGCATTGACAGGAATTTATTTGAACAATACCGTAACAGATTATCTGCAAAAATCGAAAGCGATCTGGAGGAAGAGCGAGCTTTCTGGAAGGCATATATGGGTTGGATCAACGATCTCACCGCCCTGTTTTACAATCAGTATCTGCAACACAACAATCAGGCTGAAGGTATAGCGAGGTACAACCGGATGACTCGTCTGGTACTCGCATATGAACTCCAAAATAAAGGATGCAGATAGTATATAACGATCGCGTGAACTATAAATAATAAAAACGCTTCAGGCGGGGAACCTGAAGCGTTTCGTTACTAACCAATTATTAACCTAAACTTATGAAAAGTACAGATATAACGCTTGGCTTAAGGACGATATTACAGTTTACCCGTTATTTTAAGGTTTTTTAACAGTTGAGCGCCGTAATTGTGCTTTAAAGTTATATACCGAATGAGAAGTATGTAATAAATCAGAGAAAGAGAGCCCGATAACCCAAAAATATTTTTACATTTATTTCTATATGTATTAAAGTAAAAGTGTGTGTCAATCGTCTTTTGATCTATGGACTACACTCATACCTTACAAATGTCTGATAAACAATCTTCTTCACTTCCGGAGGTCGTTCGTAACTATGGCGCCCAATTGCTTCGTTTTATTAAGGGAAAAGTGAAGAAAGTGGAAGATGCCGAAGATATTCTGCAAGAAGTCTGGTATCAGACCAGCCGTCTGTCTAATATCGACCAGCTGGAAAATGTGAGTGCCTGGTTGTATTCTATTACCCGTAATAAGATCACAGATCTGTACCGTAAGAAAAAGACGGACGCTATAGAAGATCATACCTATATGGATGATGAAGGAGAGCTGAAGATCAAAGAAATATTGTTAGCGGATGATTCGAATAATGCGGAACTGAAGCTGTTTAAAGAGGTATTCTGGGAGGAGCTGATGAAGGCTCTGGATGAACTGCCCGAAAAACAAAGAGATGTATTTGTGCTGAATGAAATAGAAGATATGACCTTACAGCAAATAGCTGATCTGCAGGGCGAAAATATAAAAACGATCATTAGCCGCAAAGGTTATGCGGTAAAACACCTTCGTCTGCGCTTAAATATGCTTTACGAAGAACTTAAATATTAAGAAGATATGAATAACAGATTTAGAAACGAAAAGAAAGGAAAGATTCTTTTTATGATTCCTTTTATTATCGGGATGGTTTTTCTGCTGGTCTGGGTGGTTCAGTC
Proteins encoded in this region:
- a CDS encoding DUF3810 domain-containing protein; translated protein: MKNQLKRSGIVSLILIVLLIVFTLWQGNTHAVEMIFSRGWYPVFSYIPGTFFGYLPFSVGDIFYCTAIGFLVFLTGQTVCLLFKKKFYPALLRFSKLINLGLLLYLFFYVSWGMNYYRQSVALNADIRVDSLKLADYLEVLDRFIDTTNTIRGQINPEVWKGKGRQIEQDMVATVENDTTFRSFLSVSNVRAKSPLNSRLVSYVGVSGYFNPFTHEAHVNTAMPEVAKPFTYVHELAHQQGIGFEDEANFIAFVRLQHHPNEFYRYSAYLQCVTYMLSELRGIDRNLFEQYRNRLSAKIESDLEEERAFWKAYMGWINDLTALFYNQYLQHNNQAEGIARYNRMTRLVLAYELQNKGCR
- a CDS encoding YceH family protein, yielding MENKSLPQLSAEELRVLGSLLEKSKTTPEYYPMTLNGLQTACNQKTSRKPVVNYDEPTIIAALDALKKRGLMSTVVGGGSRVTKYKHNLAIQFPLIPSDLAVLCLLILRGPLTAGEINSNSGRLYEFEGLEDVQEHLNKLSEGEIEYVKQLPKRPGQKEVRYVHLLGEVNEEDYDEPVNNGAQQSQVKELENRVLVLEEQLQQLRAEFDSLMQELR
- a CDS encoding histone deacetylase family protein — encoded protein: MLNFISKSNISIGFRGSRATTFLYLRHQIENFVLLKIAFHNAYIHPLREGHRFPMLKYELIPMQLIHEGLVSKDSFFEPELISEEIACLAHDESYVRDLFELTLDARMIRRIGFPLTDSLIRRERLIVDGTIRTALFAMQYGIAFNVAGGTHHAGHAYGEGFCLLNDQAIAAAYLLAEQKVHKILIIDLDVHQGNGTANIFKGSKEVFTFSMHGAKNFPFIKEQSHLDINLEDGITDKNYLSQLTTVLPDLFEKVAPDFVFYQAGVDVLATDKLGKLKLSPEACKERDYIVLSLCRQLDIPVQVSMGGGYSEHIRDIVNAHIQTYRTAIELYNF
- a CDS encoding nucleoid-associated protein, translated to MFFHQDATFEKLSIHRVGNKAQDEFYILSDEPVNLGEDEVMPQLLMQYFLSPFAKLNEVHRFFHPNEELGLNEVYHFTKQFFEDKLPFHELSQQVSKHLYEVSGHPKIKAGEVYVVHLKNVQMEGEDHQAIGIFKSENKETYLKVYPEKGAFKLDYEAEAININKLDKGVLIIDVEEDEGYKVLVVDQTNKQQEAVYWKDEFLKLRIRNDNFNQTGNYLKVYKNFVNEKLEDVFEMEKADKIDLLNRSMNYFKEKEEFVQEEFEEQVLGNPQAISLFKEYRGEFEDEFETPFQSNFDIADKAVKKMEASYKSVLKLDKNFHIYVHGKREYLEKGFDEEKGMNYYKVYFENES
- a CDS encoding RNA polymerase sigma factor, translated to MSDKQSSSLPEVVRNYGAQLLRFIKGKVKKVEDAEDILQEVWYQTSRLSNIDQLENVSAWLYSITRNKITDLYRKKKTDAIEDHTYMDDEGELKIKEILLADDSNNAELKLFKEVFWEELMKALDELPEKQRDVFVLNEIEDMTLQQIADLQGENIKTIISRKGYAVKHLRLRLNMLYEELKY